From the Trifolium pratense cultivar HEN17-A07 linkage group LG4, ARS_RC_1.1, whole genome shotgun sequence genome, the window CTGACTTAAATGTCGTAGCATGTATAACTATAAAACTCCCCTCACATTCACCGAAATAGAAGATTTGTACACTTTGATATGATAAGATCATAtacatgtatttatttattttgacctCTTCAATTGTCactctaattaataattaataaaaaaaaattacttatgaattattattatgaataaaagaGGAAAAACAAGTTGGGTGAATGAATAACACAAAGACAAAAGAATTCCAATCTAAGAGGTGAATATAATTGAGTGAACATGACAATAAACTTGACCAATAATGAATTGAAGAGTGAAATCTGTATCTGGCGACGTGGGAGTGGAAGTAAGTATACATGTTTGGatgatatttatatatttatttattttataataataataataatctgaaaaataaaataaaatataaaataaataataaataagtaaatgaaTTGAAGACGCACATGACACGTACATACATACTGTTAGAAAATGAAACGAGAGAGGAAAGAGCGTCCTCCAATCCAAATCCAGTTTTGGTATAGTACACGATACATGTGTCCGCACCcaatcatttttgttttgtttataaataataataataataataataataataataataaataaataaaaacaagcaAGCACCACCACAACAACACAAAGGCACTCAGTCTCACATCAATGATATAAGAAACAAACAGAGCATAAGAGAGAAGTTTGTTCCAATccattattcattcattcatactCTCTTTTCTCTGTTCTTCTATCTATCTCCGTGGATCCCGTGTTCATCGGAGGGTTGggttttaatttattattctcTCAGATCTTCAATTTCAATCCCCGATCTCAAAAATGCCTGCCGTCTATGGAGCTCGTATGACCACCTTCGAGGATTCCGAGAAGGAGAGTGAATACGGTTACGTTCGCAAGGTAGGTCACTCACTCAATTTCCTCCTCCTATTCATCTCTATAATTGATTTatataattcattcattcatcttcACACTTATACTGAAATCATCGCACTCTCAATCAATTTCACTTATTCTTTAATCGAAGATTCATTTAATTCTAttgtttaatttatgttttcCTTTAcgatttataataataataatcatcatcaCAATATTTCTTTAAATCACCGCACGATCGATCTAACTgctattcattttattttctattcaatcACTTCACTACTGATTTCACTATTTGTTAATCttgattgattgatttcatTGATGAGACAATTTGAATTTAATGAATCATCTTCAAGTTCATGCGATTTCAGAACCTGTGTTGAACATTGTTGTATTTCCTCGATTCAAAACAACAGGTATCTGGACCTGTCGTCGTTGCAGATGGAATGAATGGGGCTGCTATGTATGAACTGGTGCGTGTTGGTCGTGATAATCTCATCGGTGAAATTATTCGTTTGGAAGGGGATTCTGCCACTATCCAAGGTTCCTTCTGCTATCACTGCAATATGATGTTTTCAATTTCAGATAcatgtttgtttcttttcttcatttttaatcACAAAATTCATTGCTTGTCTTCAATTTCAGTTTACGAGGAAACTGCTGGGTTAATGGTTAACGATCCAGTGTTACGTACACACAAGGTTCGTTCCTTGGTTGCTTTGGTTTTTGTATCCAATTCTcttaattttgttaatgttcTCTGTTACGTGCTTTGTTTAATAAGCAGTATATGTCTTTTAACAGCCTTTGTCTGTCGAGTTGGGACCTGGAATATTGGGGAATATTTTTGATGGAATTCAGGTTTGTCTTTTTTCCATCAACATTTCGTTATTATAGTTTATTTGTGATTTCAGTTTCCAGCTAATTGAGATGATTAAAAGTTCCTCTTCTTGGTTTGTGTTTTCAATCTTTAATATTTTCTATCTTAACAGAGGCCTTTGAAAACTATTGCAAAAATATCTGCTGATGTCTATATTCCCCGTGGTGTCTCTGTTCCTGCACTTGACAAAGATACACTTTGGGAATTTCAGCCTAAGAAAATTGGTATATATTGTTTCATTTTATAGTCAAGTTCTATgccaaaaacaaataataataataataataatacatggTCCATTTGATctgatattctattttattacTGGTGACAGGTGAAGGAGACCTATTAACCGGTGGAGACTTATATGCTGTATGTTTTTTAGTCACTTAGATTAACTTGTTACCTGTGAGTTGTTATTTGTAGATATGTTTCCTGAATCTTTCTGTGGATTATTTACCATTGCAGACTGTTTTCGAGAACAGTTTAATGGAACACCGTGTTGCACTTCCTCCTGATGCCATGGGAAAGGTTACCTATGTAGCACCTGCTGGCCAATATTCCTTGAAGGTTTGTCCTTTAAACTTATATTCTATTGTTTATTTAGCTCTATTTCTGTTAGTAGATCATTCTCAAGtccattatttcatttttatgtttAGAGTGATGTTTGCAACTTTCTCGGTGcatcatatttatatatttctattatTTGCAGGACACTGTATTGGAGCTTGAGTTTCAAGGTGTCAAAAAGAAGTTCACCATGCTTCAGGTTTGTGTCCATCTATTTTTTTAGTTGCTTTATTGAAGTATTGGTCTTCCTTATCCTCCATTATAACATAATATACTGTACCAATTTTCAGAGTTGGCCTGTACGTACACCAAGGCCTGTTGCATCAAAACTTGCTGCTGATACTCCTCTTCTTACTGGTCAGGTAAGCTCAACGTTTATTTTGTGCCTTGTGTATATGATCAAATTCTTTATTCTGATAGTTCCGTGCCTGATGACTTCTGTTTTGTGTAGCGTGTTCTTGACGCTCTCTTCCCCTCAGTACTTGGTGGGACTTGTGCCATTCCTGGAGCTTTCGGTTGTGGCAAAACAGTCATTAGTCAGGCTCTTTCTAAGGTAATCCTAACACACCATGTCAAGGCACTCCaatgatataattataaaacGTTTTCAATAATTTAGCAGACCtcttaattctttctttttgacAGTATTCTAATTCCGATGCCGTTATTTACGTTGGTTGTGGAGAACGTGGAAATGAAATGGCAGAGGTATGCTTCCTAAGTTATTTATATCAAATATTCGTGCTTCTGTTGTGCGGCTGGTCACCATTTTAATGATTGTTCAGGTTCTGATGGACTTTCCACAACTCACAATGACATTACCTGATGGTCGTGAAGAGTCTGTCATGAAGCGTACAACACTTGTGGCTAACACTTCAAACATGCCAGTGGCTGCTCGTGAAGCTTCAATTTATACAGGTGATTTCTTAATTCCCAAGTTCTAAAACTTCTTTTTGTTCATGAGAATTAATCTTTACCAGTTCTCTCCTACTGTCAATATTTGGAATGTGAAAGTATGCATAGTATTGCAATGAGTAGTGTTTCTCAGCACCTGTTATTTCTGAGCAGTAAACTTCGTAGTCAACCTGTGCTTAGTGTAAAAATTTAGGAGGACCTGAATTGCACATATTGATATGCCACTTTGTTTTCCTATACATCTTACCAGAGCTGAAACTTTGTTATATTAACTGCCTTATAATGAGATAGTTTGGCATGCGAACTTTAATACTTTATTTTAATCGTTTATTTTCTAACTGTATTTTCTTTTCGAGTCTCAGGAATCACTTTAGCCGAGTATTTCAGAGATATGGGTTACAATGTCAGTATGATGGCAGATTCAACATCTAGATGGGCAGAAGCATTGCGTGAAATCTCAGGGCGACTGGTGAGAATTTCAATTATGCAATCACAGTTGTTCACCGGTTTCTTTTAGAAAgaatttgtttcttcttcatGATATATTATTTTGGAGCTTTAGTTTCTGATGTTGGCGTTTCTTTCTCCACTAATGTAGAATAGATAATTTTATACCTAATGACTAATGAGACACACGGCTTAACATGGGCACTGATCATTGTAAACTGACGGTATTGTTATTTTCCACAGGCGGAAATGCCTGCTGATAGTGG encodes:
- the LOC123921056 gene encoding V-type proton ATPase catalytic subunit A isoform X2, with the translated sequence MPAVYGARMTTFEDSEKESEYGYVRKVSGPVVVADGMNGAAMYELVRVGRDNLIGEIIRLEGDSATIQVYEETAGLMVNDPVLRTHKPLSVELGPGILGNIFDGIQRPLKTIAKISADVYIPRGVSVPALDKDTLWEFQPKKIGEGDLLTGGDLYATVFENSLMEHRVALPPDAMGKVTYVAPAGQYSLKDTVLELEFQGVKKKFTMLQSWPVRTPRPVASKLAADTPLLTGQRVLDALFPSVLGGTCAIPGAFGCGKTVISQALSKYSNSDAVIYVGCGERGNEMAEVLMDFPQLTMTLPDGREESVMKRTTLVANTSNMPVAAREASIYTGITLAEYFRDMGYNVSMMADSTSRWAEALREISGRLAEMPADSGYPAYLAARLASFYERAGKVKCLGGPERTGSVTIVGAVSPPGGDFSDPVTSATLSIVQVFWGLDKKLAQRKHFPSVNWLISYSKYSTALESFYEQFDPDFINIRTKAREVLQREDDLNEIVQLVGKDALAEGDKITLETAKLLREDYLAQNAFTPYDKFCPFYKSVWMMRNIIHFYNLANQAVERGAGTDGQKITYTVIKHRLGDLFYRLVSQKFEDPAEGEAALVAKFNQLHEDLTNGFRNLEDEAR
- the LOC123921056 gene encoding V-type proton ATPase catalytic subunit A isoform X1, producing MPAVYGARMTTFEDSEKESEYGYVRKVSGPVVVADGMNGAAMYELVRVGRDNLIGEIIRLEGDSATIQGSFCYHCNMMFSISDTCLFLFFIFNHKIHCLSSISVYEETAGLMVNDPVLRTHKPLSVELGPGILGNIFDGIQRPLKTIAKISADVYIPRGVSVPALDKDTLWEFQPKKIGEGDLLTGGDLYATVFENSLMEHRVALPPDAMGKVTYVAPAGQYSLKDTVLELEFQGVKKKFTMLQSWPVRTPRPVASKLAADTPLLTGQRVLDALFPSVLGGTCAIPGAFGCGKTVISQALSKYSNSDAVIYVGCGERGNEMAEVLMDFPQLTMTLPDGREESVMKRTTLVANTSNMPVAAREASIYTGITLAEYFRDMGYNVSMMADSTSRWAEALREISGRLAEMPADSGYPAYLAARLASFYERAGKVKCLGGPERTGSVTIVGAVSPPGGDFSDPVTSATLSIVQVFWGLDKKLAQRKHFPSVNWLISYSKYSTALESFYEQFDPDFINIRTKAREVLQREDDLNEIVQLVGKDALAEGDKITLETAKLLREDYLAQNAFTPYDKFCPFYKSVWMMRNIIHFYNLANQAVERGAGTDGQKITYTVIKHRLGDLFYRLVSQKFEDPAEGEAALVAKFNQLHEDLTNGFRNLEDEAR